Proteins from one Tsuneonella aeria genomic window:
- the mazG gene encoding nucleoside triphosphate pyrophosphohydrolase, which yields MSASLDRLLRIMATLRDPYRGCEWDRAQTFATIAPYTIEEAYEVADAIERADMEDLRGELGDLLLQVVFHARIADEGGYFTFEDVARTIADKMEARHPHIFGETAGITDASHWEDLKAAERAASGSTSALDGVAAALPALMRAEKLQKRAARVGFDWPDPEGPAAKVAEEARELAEASEAERFEEAGDLLFAAVNLVRAYGVAPEEALRAANAKFERRFRAMEQAAGGDFASRSLEEQETLWQQVKAAERL from the coding sequence ATGAGCGCCTCGCTCGATCGCCTTCTCCGCATCATGGCGACACTGCGCGACCCCTATCGCGGATGCGAATGGGATCGTGCACAGACATTCGCGACGATCGCCCCGTACACGATCGAGGAAGCATACGAAGTGGCCGACGCCATCGAGCGTGCGGACATGGAGGATTTGCGCGGTGAGCTCGGCGATCTCCTGCTTCAGGTCGTCTTCCACGCGCGTATCGCCGACGAAGGTGGCTATTTCACCTTTGAGGACGTCGCACGAACCATCGCCGACAAGATGGAGGCGCGCCACCCGCACATCTTCGGCGAAACGGCCGGTATCACTGACGCGAGCCACTGGGAGGATTTGAAAGCCGCCGAACGCGCCGCCAGCGGCTCGACCAGCGCACTCGACGGGGTCGCAGCTGCATTGCCCGCGCTGATGCGCGCGGAAAAGCTTCAGAAGCGCGCCGCTCGCGTCGGTTTCGACTGGCCCGACCCCGAGGGACCGGCTGCGAAAGTGGCGGAGGAAGCGCGCGAGCTTGCAGAGGCATCCGAGGCGGAGCGCTTCGAAGAAGCAGGCGACCTGCTGTTCGCCGCGGTCAACCTGGTGCGCGCCTATGGCGTGGCGCCCGAAGAAGCGCTCCGCGCCGCGAACGCGAAATTCGAGCGGCGCTTCCGCGCGATGGAACAGGCGGCCGGGGGTGATTTCGCCTCGCGGTCGCTTGAGGAACAGGAAACGCTTTGGCAGCAGGTGAAGGCAGCCGAACGCCTATAG
- the metG gene encoding methionine--tRNA ligase yields the protein MAEPYYLTTAISYPNGKPHIGHAYEAIAADVIARFRAAKGYDVRLVTGTDEHGLKMDRTARDAGRETLDFATEMSDHFRAMCDGLNVGYSAFRRTTEAQHHAASQVLWQAMHDAGDLYLDRYEGWYSVRDEAFYDESELVEGEGGQKLSPQGTAVEWNVEESWFFRLSRYRDFLIELNETPGFLRPESRRNEVLAFLRGNDLRDLSVSRTSFDWGVPVPGSPGHVMYVWVDALTTYLTGIGFPDRDGDFARFWPADLHLIGKDIVRFHAVYWPAFLKSAGLPLPKAIFGHGFLLHRGEKMSKSLGNVIDPMALAEQFGVDQLRYFLMREVVFGNDGGFSAEAIVNRCNAELANSFGNLAQRVLSMIYKNMDGELRKFSPAAEDDALLAQVRAACASELPQAFESLDFSVGIEAWMRAVFACNQYVDEQAPWALRKTDPERMGIVLLTLLRAVRDLAIAIRPVVPQSADRVLDQLGIPEAERDFIALTDNTWFDRLVENGFRLAQPTGVFPRLEMPAGDAG from the coding sequence ATGGCTGAACCCTACTACCTTACCACCGCGATAAGTTACCCGAACGGCAAGCCGCACATCGGCCACGCTTACGAAGCGATCGCGGCCGACGTCATCGCGCGCTTTCGCGCGGCAAAGGGCTACGACGTCCGCCTGGTTACAGGCACGGACGAACACGGGCTGAAGATGGATCGCACCGCTCGCGACGCGGGGCGCGAAACGCTCGATTTCGCGACCGAGATGTCGGACCACTTCCGCGCGATGTGCGACGGGCTCAACGTCGGATACAGCGCCTTTCGCCGCACGACCGAGGCGCAGCATCACGCGGCGAGCCAGGTCCTGTGGCAGGCGATGCACGATGCCGGTGATCTCTACCTCGACCGGTACGAAGGCTGGTATTCCGTCAGGGACGAAGCCTTCTATGACGAGAGCGAGCTGGTCGAAGGGGAAGGGGGGCAGAAGCTTTCGCCCCAGGGCACGGCCGTGGAATGGAACGTGGAGGAAAGCTGGTTCTTCCGCCTGTCGCGCTACCGCGATTTCCTGATCGAGCTCAACGAAACACCCGGTTTTCTTCGGCCGGAGAGCCGGCGCAACGAAGTTCTCGCCTTCCTGCGCGGGAACGATCTGCGCGACCTTTCCGTCTCCCGCACCAGCTTCGACTGGGGCGTGCCCGTTCCCGGCAGCCCCGGACATGTGATGTACGTCTGGGTCGATGCGCTCACCACGTATCTCACCGGGATCGGTTTTCCCGACCGCGATGGAGACTTCGCCCGGTTCTGGCCGGCAGACCTCCACCTGATCGGCAAGGATATCGTCCGGTTCCACGCCGTCTACTGGCCCGCCTTCCTGAAAAGCGCGGGCCTGCCCTTGCCCAAGGCAATCTTCGGCCACGGCTTCCTGCTTCACCGCGGGGAGAAAATGTCGAAATCGCTGGGCAACGTGATCGATCCGATGGCCCTTGCCGAGCAGTTCGGCGTCGATCAATTGCGCTATTTTCTGATGCGCGAAGTGGTGTTCGGAAACGACGGCGGATTTTCTGCCGAGGCGATCGTCAATCGCTGCAATGCGGAGCTGGCAAACAGCTTCGGCAACCTTGCTCAGCGCGTATTATCCATGATTTACAAGAATATGGACGGCGAACTTCGCAAGTTTTCTCCCGCCGCGGAAGACGATGCGCTGCTGGCCCAGGTTCGTGCTGCGTGTGCCAGCGAATTGCCACAGGCGTTCGAGTCGCTGGACTTTTCGGTCGGCATCGAAGCCTGGATGCGCGCCGTCTTCGCCTGCAATCAGTACGTGGACGAACAGGCGCCGTGGGCGCTGCGCAAGACCGATCCTGAGCGCATGGGAATCGTGCTGCTGACATTGTTGAGGGCGGTGCGCGACCTCGCCATCGCGATCCGGCCGGTCGTGCCGCAATCGGCCGATCGCGTACTGGACCAGCTCGGCATCCCGGAAGCCGAGCGGGATTTCATCGCACTGACCGACAACACGTGGTTCGATCGCCTGGTCGAAAACGGCTTCCGTCTGGCGCAACCCACCGGCGTGTTCCCACGGCTGGAAATGCCGGCAGGGGACGCCGGGTGA
- a CDS encoding TatD family hydrolase has translation MRLIDSHCHLEYDGLVDDQAAVLARARSAGVSGMLNISTRQSEWHKVVGTAEREADVWASVGIHPHEADGHADLGRDALLAATEHPKVIAVGESGLDYYYDRSDRAVQRDLFRMHIGVARESGLPIVIHTRDAEDDTAGILAEEMGKGRFPALIHCFTASADFARKVLDLGLSISISGIVTFRNAEVLRAVARDVPSDRLLVETDSPFLAPVPHRGRPCEPAFVRDTAAFLAELRGIPFEELAETTSRNFFGLFGKAA, from the coding sequence GTGAGGCTGATCGATAGCCATTGCCATCTCGAATACGATGGTCTTGTCGACGATCAGGCAGCAGTGCTGGCAAGAGCACGTTCCGCCGGCGTGAGCGGCATGCTCAATATCTCGACCCGTCAGAGCGAATGGCACAAGGTCGTCGGCACGGCCGAGCGTGAAGCAGATGTCTGGGCGAGTGTCGGCATTCATCCGCACGAGGCGGACGGCCACGCCGACCTGGGGCGCGACGCGCTCCTCGCTGCGACCGAACACCCGAAGGTGATCGCCGTCGGCGAAAGCGGGCTGGACTATTACTATGACAGGTCGGATCGCGCGGTGCAGCGCGATCTGTTCCGGATGCACATCGGCGTCGCGCGCGAAAGCGGTCTGCCGATCGTGATTCACACCCGCGATGCGGAGGATGACACCGCCGGGATCCTTGCCGAAGAGATGGGGAAGGGGCGCTTCCCGGCATTGATCCATTGCTTCACGGCATCCGCGGATTTTGCGCGGAAGGTACTCGATCTGGGACTTTCGATATCGATTTCCGGAATCGTCACGTTCAGAAATGCCGAGGTGCTCCGCGCGGTCGCCAGGGACGTGCCCTCCGATCGCCTGCTGGTCGAAACGGACAGCCCGTTCCTCGCTCCGGTCCCGCATCGCGGCAGGCCCTGCGAACCGGCCTTCGTGCGCGACACCGCCGCGTTCCTCGCCGAACTGCGCGGAATCCCGTTTGAAGAACTTGCCGAAACAACGAGCCGCAACTTCTTCGGGCTATTCGGAAAAGCGGCATGA
- the hflX gene encoding GTPase HflX, whose product MGEVSRGARAVVVCPDVRGRHHDLEPEARLEEACGLALAIGIVVADAAVIPVRQVKPGTLFGSGQVDNIAVACEQHEAQLVIVDGALTPIQQRNLEDRLKRKVIDRTGLILEIFGERAVTAEGRLQVELAHLDYQQSRLVRSWTHLERQRGGFGFLGGPGETQIEADRRMIRQRMGRLRKELEGVRKTRALHRDRRGRAPWPVIALVGYTNAGKSTLFNRLTGADVMAEDLLFATLDPTMRAITLPGVDKAILSDTVGFISDLPTQLVAAFRATLEEVTGADIIVHVRDIANPSTAAQKAQVLEVLGDLGVGGEDVEGEGEGAIPILEVWNKIDLLPPDDASAVADAASADPMTVAISAETGEGVQAFVEHVAALLTQQARVHELVLPASAGRRIAWLHAHGDVIEEAEAGTGPDGPLRRIVVRLNPKELGQYESL is encoded by the coding sequence ATGGGCGAGGTGTCCCGCGGTGCGCGGGCCGTTGTCGTATGCCCCGACGTGCGCGGCCGCCATCACGACCTGGAGCCTGAGGCCCGGCTCGAGGAAGCGTGCGGACTTGCGCTGGCGATAGGCATCGTCGTGGCGGATGCGGCGGTGATCCCCGTGCGCCAGGTCAAGCCGGGCACGTTGTTCGGATCGGGCCAGGTGGACAACATCGCAGTCGCTTGCGAACAGCACGAAGCGCAACTTGTCATCGTTGATGGCGCGCTCACGCCCATCCAGCAGCGTAACCTGGAAGACCGGCTCAAACGCAAGGTGATCGACCGCACCGGACTGATCCTGGAGATTTTCGGCGAGCGGGCCGTAACCGCGGAAGGGCGGTTGCAGGTCGAACTGGCGCATCTCGATTATCAACAGAGCCGCCTCGTGCGGTCGTGGACTCACCTTGAACGGCAGCGCGGCGGGTTCGGCTTCCTGGGCGGCCCCGGCGAAACCCAGATCGAAGCCGACAGGCGGATGATACGGCAGCGCATGGGACGCCTGCGCAAGGAGCTGGAAGGGGTGCGCAAGACCCGCGCGCTCCATCGCGACCGCCGCGGTCGTGCGCCATGGCCGGTTATCGCGCTGGTGGGTTATACCAACGCAGGCAAATCCACGCTTTTCAACCGGCTCACCGGCGCCGATGTCATGGCCGAAGATCTGCTGTTCGCGACGCTCGATCCCACAATGCGGGCCATTACTTTGCCGGGGGTGGACAAGGCGATCCTGTCGGACACGGTGGGATTCATTTCCGATCTGCCGACCCAGCTTGTCGCCGCGTTCCGCGCCACCCTGGAAGAAGTCACTGGCGCCGATATAATCGTCCATGTGCGTGACATCGCCAATCCCTCGACCGCCGCCCAGAAAGCGCAGGTGCTGGAGGTGCTCGGCGACTTGGGCGTTGGAGGCGAAGATGTCGAGGGTGAGGGCGAGGGCGCGATCCCGATCCTTGAGGTCTGGAACAAGATCGACCTGCTGCCACCCGATGACGCAAGCGCCGTCGCTGACGCCGCCAGCGCCGACCCGATGACCGTGGCGATATCGGCCGAAACGGGGGAAGGGGTGCAGGCGTTCGTGGAACACGTGGCTGCATTGCTGACCCAGCAGGCGCGGGTGCATGAACTTGTCCTCCCGGCCAGCGCCGGGCGGCGGATCGCATGGCTGCACGCGCACGGAGACGTGATTGAGGAAGCGGAGGCCGGCACCGGACCGGACGGGCCGCTGCGGCGCATCGTCGTCCGGCTCAATCCCAAGGAACTCGGTCAATACGAAAGCCTATAG
- a CDS encoding DNA polymerase III subunit delta' — MPLIGHEPAWAEWRDAIAGGRMHHAWLLAGKRGLGKGIFARDAAREMVAEPGVPQPEGMHPDVIVLSHPPRDEKEERKREAGEPYERKRNIPVDSIRAMQKRLTTRPTLGSRRVVIIDPSDDMEKGASNALLKSLEEPPAGTFFMLVAHRPARLLPTIRSRCRTLRFAPIPDQAIDRLLMEEAPEADAAARAAAVAAAGGSPGAAFGFLSQKLGVLDTLMQKIVAEGDADFALRGQLAAAIGPRPDRDRMAATIELARARVASMAPGAPRSAIPAVADAHADLVNLAAQAPIYNFDPGLLAMQIGGLLASVAPASERGNG, encoded by the coding sequence GTGCCACTGATAGGGCATGAGCCCGCCTGGGCGGAATGGCGCGATGCGATCGCAGGCGGCCGGATGCATCATGCCTGGTTGCTGGCGGGCAAGCGCGGACTGGGAAAAGGCATATTCGCGCGTGACGCCGCGCGTGAAATGGTCGCCGAGCCGGGCGTTCCGCAGCCCGAAGGCATGCACCCCGACGTGATCGTGCTCTCCCACCCGCCCAGGGACGAGAAGGAAGAGCGCAAGCGTGAGGCTGGCGAGCCCTACGAACGCAAGCGCAACATCCCTGTCGATTCGATCCGGGCCATGCAGAAGCGCCTGACCACGCGGCCTACGCTGGGCAGCCGCAGGGTGGTCATTATCGATCCATCCGACGACATGGAAAAGGGCGCGTCCAACGCGCTGCTGAAAAGCCTGGAGGAGCCGCCCGCCGGCACGTTCTTCATGCTTGTCGCGCATCGCCCGGCGCGGTTGTTGCCGACCATCAGGTCGCGTTGCCGCACGCTGCGCTTCGCGCCGATACCCGACCAAGCGATCGACCGGTTGCTGATGGAGGAAGCGCCGGAGGCCGATGCTGCCGCCCGTGCCGCTGCCGTCGCTGCCGCTGGCGGATCCCCCGGTGCGGCGTTCGGATTCCTGAGCCAGAAGCTCGGGGTGCTCGACACCCTCATGCAGAAGATCGTGGCGGAGGGCGACGCGGATTTTGCGCTGCGCGGCCAGCTTGCCGCGGCGATCGGCCCGCGCCCGGACCGCGACCGCATGGCAGCGACGATCGAGCTTGCCCGTGCGCGCGTCGCCTCGATGGCACCCGGCGCGCCGCGCAGCGCGATCCCCGCGGTGGCGGATGCGCACGCGGACCTCGTGAATCTCGCTGCGCAGGCGCCGATCTACAATTTCGATCCCGGCTTGCTGGCCATGCAAATCGGCGGGTTGCTCGCCTCGGTCGCCCCGGCTAGCGAACGGGGCAATGGCTGA
- a CDS encoding D-alanyl-D-alanine carboxypeptidase family protein — MNRRPARRRERSIIRSSSALFAAIALTSSVQVASADYPAEPPVFAPPPPEVPIAMMVDLSSGQTLYAREPDRRFMPASITKVMTAFLAFELIDSGRVAPEQLMLVSPELWTDWHGVGSTMFLENNQRVSVDALLHGVTTVSANDGAAVLGAGIAGSLPKWTAMMNAKAREIGMNNSHFGTPNGWMDEGRTFVTARDLATLASAMITRHPDLYARYFGKRTLKFNGFEQRNHDPVTGVVPGADGIKTGFTNQAGYGFLGSAQRDGRRLVMVVGGAPTSRIQKQASRAFLEWGFQSFTGKPLFAKGDVVAAAQVQGGSSRSVPLIAPIDLGYDLPAGQTGTVRLRVHYEGPLRAPIALGEQVAELEIIADGMRPSRVPLVAGEDVEKANIGHRLLNGVAGLI, encoded by the coding sequence TTGAACCGCCGTCCAGCACGGCGGCGGGAGCGCTCCATCATTCGTTCGTCCAGTGCCCTGTTCGCCGCAATTGCCCTGACAAGCTCCGTGCAGGTCGCCAGCGCCGATTACCCTGCCGAGCCGCCCGTTTTCGCCCCGCCGCCGCCCGAAGTGCCCATCGCGATGATGGTCGACCTGTCTTCTGGCCAGACGCTCTACGCCCGGGAACCGGACCGGCGGTTCATGCCCGCATCGATCACCAAGGTGATGACCGCCTTCCTGGCGTTCGAGCTGATAGACAGCGGCCGGGTGGCGCCCGAACAGCTCATGCTCGTCAGCCCGGAATTGTGGACCGACTGGCACGGCGTCGGTTCGACGATGTTCCTCGAAAACAACCAGCGCGTCAGTGTCGATGCCCTGCTCCACGGCGTGACGACCGTCTCGGCCAACGACGGCGCGGCCGTATTGGGGGCGGGCATTGCCGGATCCCTGCCGAAATGGACAGCCATGATGAACGCGAAGGCGCGCGAGATCGGCATGAACAACAGCCATTTCGGCACGCCTAACGGATGGATGGACGAAGGGCGCACGTTCGTGACCGCGCGGGACCTGGCGACGCTCGCCTCCGCCATGATCACCCGCCATCCCGACCTCTACGCGCGGTACTTCGGCAAGCGCACGCTCAAGTTCAACGGCTTCGAACAGCGCAACCACGATCCCGTGACAGGCGTGGTGCCCGGGGCCGACGGGATCAAGACGGGGTTCACCAACCAGGCCGGATATGGCTTCCTCGGCAGCGCGCAGCGCGATGGCCGGCGCCTCGTCATGGTCGTAGGCGGCGCGCCGACGTCGCGTATTCAGAAGCAGGCAAGCCGCGCATTCCTTGAGTGGGGATTCCAGTCCTTCACCGGCAAGCCCCTGTTCGCCAAGGGCGATGTTGTCGCCGCCGCGCAAGTCCAAGGCGGATCGAGCCGATCGGTCCCCCTCATCGCGCCGATCGACCTTGGCTACGATCTCCCCGCGGGTCAGACCGGCACGGTGCGCCTTCGCGTCCATTACGAAGGGCCGCTGCGCGCGCCGATCGCATTGGGCGAACAGGTGGCAGAGCTTGAAATCATCGCCGATGGCATGCGGCCGTCGCGCGTGCCCCTTGTCGCTGGCGAGGATGTGGAAAAGGCCAACATCGGCCACCGGCTCCTCAACGGCGTCGCCGGCCTGATATGA
- the hfq gene encoding RNA chaperone Hfq, translated as MSTTRTLSARPIPPKEPDVPATSGGKQQSLQDAFLNMLRKNKTPVTMFLVKGVKLQGIVTWFDNFSILLRRDGQSQLVYKHAVSTIMPGNPMDAGQFASQGSNAKQRLLQDVFLSRVREAEVQVTMFLVNGVMLQGTIAAYDLFCMLLERDGYVQLAYKHAVSTIQPATAVDLSDEFEGDSD; from the coding sequence GTGTCCACGACCCGAACCCTGTCCGCGCGCCCGATCCCGCCGAAGGAGCCCGACGTGCCCGCGACTTCCGGCGGCAAGCAGCAAAGCTTGCAGGATGCGTTCCTGAACATGCTGCGCAAGAACAAGACCCCTGTGACGATGTTCCTTGTGAAGGGCGTGAAGCTGCAGGGCATTGTCACCTGGTTCGATAACTTCTCGATTCTGTTGCGCCGCGACGGCCAGTCTCAACTGGTGTACAAGCATGCGGTCTCCACGATCATGCCGGGAAATCCGATGGATGCCGGACAGTTCGCGAGCCAGGGGTCCAACGCCAAGCAGCGCCTGCTCCAGGACGTATTCCTGAGCCGCGTCCGCGAGGCGGAAGTTCAGGTGACCATGTTCCTGGTAAACGGCGTGATGCTCCAGGGCACGATCGCCGCGTACGACCTGTTCTGCATGCTGCTGGAGCGGGACGGGTACGTTCAGCTTGCCTACAAGCACGCGGTGTCCACTATTCAGCCGGCGACGGCCGTGGACCTGAGCGATGAATTCGAAGGCGACAGCGACTGA
- a CDS encoding MBL fold metallo-hydrolase, which produces MKMLMLGSGTSTGVPRVGNDWGECDPAEPRNRRTRVSIIVESDEGKRLLVDTSTDLRAQLLANRIDRVDGVFWTHDHADHCHGIDDLRVMRYDRSGPLPGFAADETARRLRARFSYVFAGEHGYPTIVELNTLEKLRIFAGFGIGKVQMPHGPAQSTGYRFDADGKSVVYATDFSEIVPGMLEVFAGADLMVVDCLRRRPHPTHAHLDMALDLIARSGARRAVLTHLDKSLDYRTLSAEVPDHVMVGYDGLEVTV; this is translated from the coding sequence ATGAAGATGCTCATGCTCGGCAGCGGCACTTCGACCGGCGTGCCGCGCGTCGGCAACGATTGGGGGGAGTGCGATCCCGCCGAGCCGCGCAACCGGCGCACCCGCGTGTCGATCATTGTCGAAAGCGACGAGGGCAAGCGGTTGCTGGTGGACACGTCCACCGACTTGCGCGCGCAGCTCCTCGCCAACCGGATCGACCGCGTGGACGGGGTTTTCTGGACTCACGATCACGCGGATCATTGCCACGGTATCGATGATCTGCGCGTGATGCGGTACGACCGGTCGGGGCCGCTCCCGGGGTTCGCGGCAGACGAGACTGCCCGCAGGCTGCGGGCCCGCTTCAGCTATGTGTTCGCCGGGGAGCACGGCTATCCCACCATCGTGGAACTCAACACGCTGGAAAAACTGCGCATCTTCGCAGGCTTCGGAATCGGCAAGGTCCAGATGCCGCACGGGCCTGCGCAATCTACCGGTTATCGCTTCGATGCTGACGGGAAATCCGTGGTTTACGCCACGGACTTCAGTGAAATTGTCCCCGGCATGCTGGAGGTTTTCGCCGGTGCGGACCTGATGGTGGTCGATTGCCTTCGCCGCCGTCCGCATCCCACCCATGCGCATCTCGACATGGCGCTGGACCTGATCGCGCGGTCGGGCGCGCGGCGGGCGGTGCTGACCCACCTCGACAAAAGCCTCGATTACCGCACTTTGTCAGCCGAAGTGCCGGACCACGTCATGGTCGGGTACGACGGCCTGGAGGTCACCGTATGA
- a CDS encoding lytic murein transglycosylase, with the protein MRLKLLAFLSLLIAAPVSAQDMSFDAYLQTLIARARAEGVSEATIQRMTYDLTPNSRVIQLDRGQPGTPNTSGRYSPLQSYLDTHVDAARVNGGRRNYQALGPLAAQMEARYGVPAKMLVAIWGHETNYGSYTGDFDLARSLATLAWEGRRRDLFATEFVDLLKIADMGVSRSTLKGSWAGAFGYPQFLPSIYLRLAQDGDGDGRRNIWNNRSDTLASIANYFRDAGWRRGQPWGVQASVPPGLDWSALQSRTNAPVCAPVHGRHSRWKTVSEWRALGVRPQAYLGDTVMATLFQPDGPGTRAWLLTANYRVILEYNCSNYYAMSVGLLADEIAR; encoded by the coding sequence ATGCGCCTGAAACTGCTCGCCTTCCTCTCGCTCCTGATCGCCGCGCCCGTCTCCGCGCAGGACATGTCCTTCGATGCCTACCTGCAGACCCTGATCGCCCGCGCCCGCGCCGAAGGGGTGAGCGAGGCGACGATCCAGCGGATGACGTACGATCTCACGCCCAACAGCCGGGTTATCCAGCTCGATCGCGGGCAACCGGGCACGCCGAACACGAGCGGGCGGTATTCGCCGCTGCAAAGCTATCTCGACACGCACGTCGACGCCGCGCGCGTGAACGGCGGACGGCGCAATTACCAGGCGCTGGGCCCGCTCGCCGCGCAGATGGAGGCGCGATACGGCGTGCCGGCCAAGATGCTCGTCGCCATCTGGGGCCACGAGACGAATTACGGCAGCTACACAGGTGATTTCGACCTTGCCCGAAGCCTCGCCACGCTGGCCTGGGAAGGGCGCAGGCGGGACCTGTTCGCAACCGAGTTCGTCGATCTTCTCAAGATCGCCGACATGGGCGTCTCGCGCAGCACGCTGAAGGGCAGCTGGGCGGGCGCATTCGGGTATCCGCAGTTCCTGCCGAGCATCTATCTGCGGCTCGCCCAGGACGGCGACGGCGATGGCCGCCGCAATATCTGGAACAACCGGTCCGATACGCTCGCATCGATCGCGAACTATTTCCGCGACGCCGGCTGGCGGCGGGGGCAGCCGTGGGGCGTGCAGGCCAGCGTTCCGCCAGGTCTGGACTGGAGCGCTCTGCAATCGCGCACCAACGCCCCCGTCTGCGCGCCTGTGCACGGCCGTCACAGCCGCTGGAAAACAGTGAGCGAATGGCGCGCCCTTGGGGTACGGCCCCAGGCCTATCTGGGCGATACCGTCATGGCGACCTTGTTCCAGCCCGACGGTCCAGGAACGCGGGCATGGCTGCTGACCGCCAATTATCGCGTGATCCTGGAATACAACTGTTCCAACTACTACGCGATGAGCGTCGGCTTGCTGGCAGACGAGATTGCCCGCTGA
- the tmk gene encoding dTMP kinase, producing the protein MTIRGRFIALEGGEGSGKSTQTRLLAHALAERGIDVDTTREPGGTPGAEAVRALLLEPPGAGWGPEAEALLFAAARADHVAQRIRPALAAGRWVICDRFVDSSRAYQGGAGGVGDDAVRALHAIGSGGLRPDLTILITVDPAEAAARIQRRDEGAADAIGGRDAAYHAAVAFAFARMAVDDPRGFAVIDGNGPAEDVLARVLAEVDRRLCH; encoded by the coding sequence ATGACAATCCGGGGCCGGTTCATCGCACTGGAAGGGGGGGAGGGCAGCGGCAAGTCCACGCAGACGCGGCTGCTTGCCCATGCGCTGGCCGAGCGCGGCATCGATGTCGACACGACGCGCGAGCCGGGTGGAACCCCGGGTGCGGAGGCTGTTCGCGCACTGTTGCTGGAGCCGCCGGGTGCCGGATGGGGGCCGGAGGCCGAGGCCCTGCTGTTCGCCGCGGCGCGCGCGGACCACGTTGCCCAGCGCATCCGACCGGCGCTGGCGGCAGGGCGCTGGGTGATCTGCGACCGCTTCGTCGATTCGAGCCGCGCCTACCAGGGCGGGGCAGGGGGCGTGGGGGACGATGCCGTGCGCGCGCTTCACGCCATCGGCAGCGGCGGCCTGCGCCCCGATCTAACGATACTCATCACCGTCGATCCGGCGGAGGCGGCCGCGCGGATCCAGCGGCGCGACGAGGGCGCCGCGGACGCGATCGGGGGGCGGGATGCCGCTTATCACGCCGCGGTGGCATTCGCCTTCGCCCGCATGGCCGTGGACGATCCCCGGGGATTCGCCGTGATCGACGGCAACGGCCCTGCAGAGGACGTTCTGGCCCGCGTCCTCGCCGAAGTGGACCGGCGCCTGTGCCACTGA